A region of Pyxidicoccus trucidator DNA encodes the following proteins:
- a CDS encoding S41 family peptidase, protein MKSAWLRWVSWLSLGALCLTGNALAQVPATASPEALRAERRGRLVKLWGEVRFRHPRAFSMPAEWDAAFLSALPRVEAARDAEAYAAAVQGMLAALGDPATLVEREKPPSSSGPAPALRALKSWEKDVLVLDLRNLLGPQGEASMQELQETLDADAAKARAVVMDLRMRGLRRYGLSWMVPRLLPHFIDGELSVPGLREVHHLGLRPQDGAQSFYRTELTLPTDEVVTGTPGKKPALLVFLVDEDSAIDLSILALRARGTALLVAEGPLNEGATNTQDSVPLGEGYRALVSLNETVLPLEADVKRPARARLDGPDEGMRQALLLAARPPKRKAGVAAALRPTAAWRLEPSYKDALQPSREMRLLAGAKLWTVVRFFFAYPDLMDRPWEARLPELLEKLDAAKDATEYALALAEACTWLQDGHASVRGHPELQRFFGVAPPVWVTDIGGKAVVVEVLDAQSAPGLVPGDVIEKIDGEPIDARVRRFTPYVSGALPGHRRDLTLLRTLAGEEGSTVVLGVRGAQGAREVKLTRTPRWKLPPSKAEPYRVLEGNIGFVDLEKLEAWQVPAMFEKLKDTRGIVFDLRGYPRGTMWELGPFFDVKGSRPYAWYERPVAGGQHTGWLKLSDSLPEVDIPKYRGRTVTLIDSRTISQAEHTGLMLEAAADTVFLGSATAGTNGDVTQAVLPGGITFHFTGQQVRHGDGRQLQRKGLEPHVKLRPTVAGLQAGRDELLERAVQLLREEPANAPASSSR, encoded by the coding sequence ATGAAGAGCGCCTGGCTGCGATGGGTTTCCTGGCTGAGCCTGGGGGCCCTGTGCCTCACGGGAAATGCCCTGGCGCAGGTTCCCGCCACGGCCTCGCCCGAGGCGCTCCGCGCCGAACGCCGGGGGCGCCTGGTGAAGCTGTGGGGCGAGGTTCGTTTCCGCCACCCCCGGGCCTTCTCCATGCCCGCCGAGTGGGACGCTGCCTTCCTCTCCGCGCTGCCCAGGGTGGAGGCAGCGCGGGACGCGGAGGCCTATGCCGCCGCGGTCCAGGGCATGCTCGCGGCCCTCGGGGACCCGGCCACGCTGGTGGAGCGTGAGAAGCCCCCCTCCTCCTCCGGCCCGGCCCCCGCCCTGCGCGCGCTCAAGAGCTGGGAGAAGGACGTCCTCGTGCTCGATTTGCGCAACCTCCTGGGGCCGCAGGGGGAGGCCTCCATGCAGGAGCTGCAAGAGACGCTGGATGCGGACGCCGCGAAGGCTCGCGCGGTGGTGATGGACCTGCGCATGCGAGGACTGCGGCGCTATGGCCTCTCGTGGATGGTGCCGCGGCTGCTGCCTCACTTCATCGACGGCGAGCTGAGCGTTCCCGGCCTGCGCGAGGTGCACCACCTGGGCCTGAGGCCGCAGGATGGCGCGCAGAGCTTCTATCGAACCGAGCTCACATTGCCCACGGACGAGGTGGTCACGGGCACTCCGGGCAAGAAGCCGGCCCTGCTCGTCTTCCTGGTCGACGAGGACTCCGCCATCGACCTGTCCATCCTGGCCCTGCGCGCCCGTGGGACGGCGCTCCTGGTGGCCGAAGGCCCGCTCAATGAGGGCGCCACGAACACGCAGGACTCCGTGCCGCTGGGCGAGGGGTACCGCGCACTGGTGAGTCTCAATGAGACGGTGCTGCCCCTGGAGGCGGACGTGAAGCGGCCCGCGCGCGCCCGTCTGGATGGCCCGGACGAAGGGATGCGGCAGGCCCTCTTGCTGGCCGCCCGCCCCCCCAAGCGGAAGGCCGGCGTGGCCGCGGCCCTTCGGCCCACGGCCGCCTGGCGCTTGGAGCCGAGCTACAAGGACGCGCTCCAGCCATCCCGGGAGATGCGGCTGCTGGCCGGGGCCAAGCTGTGGACGGTGGTACGTTTCTTCTTCGCCTACCCGGACCTGATGGACCGGCCGTGGGAGGCCCGCCTGCCGGAGCTGCTCGAGAAGCTGGACGCGGCGAAGGACGCGACGGAGTACGCGCTCGCATTGGCCGAGGCGTGCACCTGGCTCCAGGACGGACACGCCTCGGTGCGAGGCCATCCGGAGCTCCAGCGCTTCTTCGGCGTCGCCCCGCCGGTCTGGGTGACGGACATCGGCGGCAAGGCCGTGGTGGTGGAGGTGCTCGATGCGCAGTCCGCGCCCGGACTCGTGCCAGGCGACGTCATCGAGAAGATTGACGGAGAGCCCATCGACGCGCGGGTGCGGCGGTTCACCCCGTACGTGTCGGGCGCCCTGCCCGGTCATCGCCGGGACCTGACCCTGCTGCGCACGCTCGCGGGAGAGGAGGGCTCCACGGTCGTCCTCGGCGTGCGCGGCGCCCAGGGGGCCAGGGAAGTGAAGCTCACTCGCACGCCCCGGTGGAAGCTGCCTCCCTCGAAGGCGGAGCCCTACCGGGTGCTGGAGGGGAACATCGGCTTCGTGGACCTGGAGAAGCTGGAGGCCTGGCAGGTGCCCGCGATGTTCGAGAAGCTCAAGGACACCCGCGGCATCGTGTTCGACCTGCGCGGCTACCCGCGCGGCACGATGTGGGAACTCGGGCCCTTCTTCGACGTGAAGGGCTCGCGCCCCTATGCCTGGTACGAGCGCCCGGTGGCGGGAGGCCAGCACACGGGTTGGCTGAAGCTCAGCGATTCGCTGCCAGAGGTGGACATTCCCAAGTACAGGGGCCGCACGGTGACGCTCATCGACTCGCGAACCATCAGCCAGGCCGAGCACACCGGGCTGATGCTGGAGGCCGCGGCGGACACCGTCTTCCTGGGCAGCGCCACCGCGGGCACCAATGGCGACGTCACCCAGGCGGTCCTGCCCGGCGGCATCACCTTCCATTTCACCGGACAGCAGGTGCGCCACGGGGATGGACGGCAGCTGCAACGCAAGGGGCTCGAGCCCCACGTGAAGCTGCGGCCGACGGTGGCGGGACTCCAGGCGGGCCGTGACGAGTTGCTGGAGCGCGCCGTCCAGCTCCTGCGCGAGGAGCCCGCCAACGCGCCGGCTTCTTCGAGTCGCTGA
- a CDS encoding RidA family protein: MSQTGAPAKKSPLSLLNPKGLFDPAPYGFSHVAQVAPGSRLVFIAGQGGESESGALAPDFPSQVRQAMNNLLTALEAAGAGVGDVAKLTVLVVDHSEEKLKVLGAELERAWNGRMKPTCTLIPVPRLALDGMLFEIEAVAVLPA; encoded by the coding sequence ATGTCCCAGACCGGCGCTCCGGCGAAGAAGTCTCCCCTGTCCCTGCTGAACCCGAAGGGGCTCTTCGACCCTGCTCCCTATGGTTTTTCCCACGTGGCCCAGGTCGCCCCTGGCAGCCGGCTCGTCTTCATCGCGGGGCAGGGCGGTGAGAGCGAATCCGGCGCCCTGGCACCAGACTTCCCGTCGCAGGTGCGACAGGCGATGAACAACCTGCTCACGGCGCTGGAGGCCGCGGGAGCTGGCGTCGGCGACGTCGCCAAGCTCACCGTCCTCGTGGTGGACCACTCCGAGGAGAAGCTGAAGGTCCTCGGCGCCGAGCTGGAGCGGGCGTGGAACGGCCGCATGAAGCCGACCTGCACCCTGATTCCCGTCCCACGCCTGGCGCTCGACGGAATGCTGTTCGAAATCGAGGCCGTCGCCGTCCTTCCCGCGTGA
- a CDS encoding DUF885 family protein yields MGAVCRAHHPALPPAGGEAHQPAAPADARRARLLRPGAAAGPHHAGAGEAAADDGRGAVRSNGHPGGGALHLPPAGPGQATSYFYGFTRLNELRAEVEQAMGKRFDAQRFHDFVLAQGLLPPDLLRQAVFADFVRGPLPTQGTMAK; encoded by the coding sequence CTGGGGGCTGTATGCCGAGCGCATCACCCTGCCCTTCCTCCCGCCGGAGGGGAAGCTCATCAGCCTGCAGCACCGGCTGATGCGCGCCGCGCGCGCCTTCTGAGACCCGGAGCTGCAGCTGGGCCGCACCACGCCGGAGCAGGTGAAGCAGCTGCTGATGACGGACGTGGTGCTGTCCGAAGCAATGGCCACCCTGGAGGTGGGGCGCTACACCTTCCGCCTGCCGGGCCAGGCCAGGCCACCAGCTACTTCTACGGCTTCACCCGCCTCAACGAGCTGCGCGCAGAGGTGGAGCAGGCGATGGGCAAGCGCTTCGACGCGCAGCGCTTCCACGACTTCGTGCTCGCCCAGGGCCTGCTGCCGCCGGACCTGCTGCGCCAGGCGGTGTTCGCGGACTTCGTGCGCGGCCCGCTGCCGACCCAGGGCACGATGGCGAAGTAG
- a CDS encoding DUF885 family protein encodes MHSRSLALVVSLALALPAAALAQSTPRAKGQVQAKPRQLPAWVQQSNVHTKYVLDALSRFDPEDSAKAGVEGLDEAILDRTPGYRDRMRQAREAVLAELRTRLAAEQDLKVRQDLQILIEAQERALKAAALEQQYFVPYASVAQGVFNGVRLLLDEQVAPQRRQAALVRLRRYAGLEKGYAPIAELALADTRAHLAKPGRLLPMKAELERHLETNAFLLDGLDPLFQKYGLQGYEEPLATLKKQLLDYDTFVRTELLPRARTDFQLPPEVYAHNLVELGVDVPPAELAAMARKAFGELQAEMQQVAAQVARARGWKDADYRAVIRELKKEQLVGEAILPHYQSRLKQLEAIIRCERLLSLPRRPARIRLASEAESARSSGPHMVPPRLLGNTGEQGEFVLPLNLPSKAPGGAKKLDDFTFAAASWTLTAHEARPGHELQFARLLEDGVSNARAFFAFNSTNVEGWGLYAERITLPFLPPEGKLISLQHRLMRAARAF; translated from the coding sequence ATGCACAGCAGGTCCCTGGCCCTGGTCGTCTCCCTTGCCCTCGCCTTGCCCGCGGCGGCGCTGGCGCAGTCCACGCCCCGCGCGAAGGGCCAGGTACAGGCGAAGCCGCGGCAGCTGCCCGCGTGGGTGCAGCAGAGCAACGTCCACACGAAATACGTGCTGGACGCGCTGTCGAGGTTCGACCCCGAGGACTCGGCCAAGGCGGGCGTGGAGGGACTGGACGAGGCCATCCTGGACCGCACCCCCGGCTACCGCGACCGCATGCGCCAGGCGAGGGAGGCCGTGCTGGCGGAGCTGCGCACCCGGCTCGCCGCGGAGCAGGACCTCAAGGTGCGCCAGGACCTGCAGATCCTCATCGAGGCGCAGGAGCGCGCGCTGAAGGCCGCCGCGCTCGAGCAGCAGTACTTCGTGCCCTACGCGAGCGTGGCGCAGGGGGTGTTCAACGGCGTGCGCCTGCTGCTGGATGAGCAGGTGGCCCCGCAGCGGCGTCAGGCGGCGCTGGTGCGCCTGCGCAGGTACGCGGGGCTGGAGAAGGGCTACGCGCCCATCGCCGAGCTGGCCCTGGCGGACACGCGCGCGCACCTGGCGAAGCCCGGGCGGCTCCTTCCCATGAAGGCCGAGCTGGAGCGCCACCTCGAGACCAACGCCTTCCTGCTCGACGGGCTCGACCCGCTCTTCCAGAAGTACGGCCTCCAGGGCTACGAGGAGCCGCTCGCCACGCTGAAGAAGCAGCTGCTGGACTACGACACCTTCGTGCGCACGGAGCTGCTGCCGCGCGCGCGCACGGACTTCCAGCTGCCGCCGGAGGTCTATGCGCACAACCTGGTGGAGCTGGGCGTGGACGTGCCGCCCGCCGAACTGGCCGCGATGGCGCGCAAGGCCTTCGGCGAGCTGCAGGCGGAGATGCAGCAGGTGGCCGCGCAGGTGGCCAGGGCGCGCGGCTGGAAGGATGCCGACTACCGCGCCGTCATCCGCGAGCTGAAGAAGGAGCAACTGGTGGGCGAGGCCATCCTCCCCCACTACCAGTCACGGCTGAAGCAGCTGGAGGCCATCATCCGCTGTGAGCGCCTGCTCAGCCTGCCCAGGCGCCCCGCGCGCATCCGGCTCGCCAGCGAGGCGGAGAGCGCCCGGTCCTCGGGGCCGCACATGGTCCCTCCCCGGCTGCTGGGCAACACGGGTGAGCAGGGCGAGTTCGTGCTCCCGCTCAACCTGCCGTCCAAGGCGCCCGGCGGGGCGAAGAAGCTCGACGACTTCACCTTCGCCGCCGCGAGCTGGACGCTCACCGCGCACGAGGCGCGCCCCGGCCACGAGCTGCAGTTCGCGCGCCTGCTGGAGGACGGCGTGTCCAACGCCCGCGCCTTCTTCGCCTTCAACAGCACCAACGTGGAGGGCTGGGGGCTGTATGCCGAGCGCATCACCCTGCCCTTCCTCCCGCCGGAGGGGAAGCTCATCAGCCTGCAGCACCGGCTGATGCGCGCCGCGCGCGCCTTCTGA
- the istB gene encoding IS21-like element helper ATPase IstB: MTTPLAERLASLGLHSTAGALDDLIARATKARWGPAELLEHVADEEQQERSRRSLERRLTRSRLGRFKPMADFDWAWPKKIDREAVESALRLDFMQGARNVVIVAPQGLGKTMIAQNIAHEAVRKGSSVLFTSASQMLMDLASQDSSRALDRRLRHYTSRTGLLVIDEVGYLSYDSRNADLLFQVVSRRYEQRSLVLTSNLAFSDWPGIFPNGACATALIDRVIHHADIISIEGQSYRRRAAEESAAARKTKAKRRAGRRGGGLAESVCRPGPNFRAFA, translated from the coding sequence ATGACGACTCCACTCGCTGAACGCCTCGCCTCCCTCGGACTGCACTCCACCGCGGGCGCCCTCGATGACCTCATCGCCCGCGCCACCAAGGCCCGCTGGGGCCCCGCCGAGCTGCTCGAGCACGTCGCCGACGAAGAGCAGCAGGAGCGAAGTCGCCGCAGCCTGGAGCGGCGTCTCACCCGAAGCCGTCTGGGCCGCTTCAAACCCATGGCGGATTTCGACTGGGCCTGGCCCAAGAAGATTGATCGAGAGGCCGTCGAGTCCGCCCTGCGCCTGGACTTCATGCAGGGCGCTCGCAACGTCGTCATCGTCGCACCCCAGGGGCTGGGCAAGACGATGATTGCCCAGAACATCGCCCACGAGGCCGTGCGTAAGGGCTCCTCCGTCCTCTTCACCTCCGCCTCCCAGATGCTGATGGACCTGGCCAGCCAGGACTCTTCACGCGCGCTGGACCGGCGCCTGCGCCACTACACCAGCCGCACCGGACTGCTCGTCATCGACGAGGTGGGCTACCTCTCCTACGATTCCAGGAACGCCGACCTGCTCTTCCAGGTCGTCTCCAGGAGGTATGAGCAGCGAAGTCTCGTCCTGACTTCCAATCTGGCGTTTTCCGACTGGCCCGGCATCTTTCCCAATGGGGCGTGCGCCACCGCGCTCATCGACCGCGTCATCCACCACGCGGACATCATCAGCATCGAGGGGCAGAGCTACCGGCGCAGAGCCGCCGAGGAGAGTGCGGCCGCGCGCAAGACGAAGGCGAAGCGCAGAGCCGGACGCCGGGGCGGTGGACTCGCGGAATCAGTCTGCCGTCCCGGTCCAAATTTCCGCGCTTTCGCGTGA